The genomic window AGATCATAAGACGGAGTGGTTGCCCCCAGGGTTAAGGTACCCGTATATTCTTTTTCCTGTCCTTGAAACTCCTGAATTTTTTTAGTAAACTTTCCGGTACAAAGGATGAGTAAGCCGGTAGCTAACGGATCGAGTGTACCTGCATGACCTACTTTAATTTTCTTAATCTTAAATTTTTTCTTAAGTAACCATCGTACTTTATTTACTACTTGAAAAGAAGTCCATTCCAGTGGTTTATCAATCAGGATTACCTGACCTTCCTTAAAAGTTTCCAGTGTTTCCATTACCTATTTATAAAACCTACAACAATCGCTATAAATCCTACTAGTGCGCAGTAAATAGCGAAGTAAGATAACTTACTTTTACGAACCAGGGAAATCATCCAGGTACAAGCAAATAACCCGGAAATAAATGCTGCAAAAAAACCAATAATCATAGGTAAAGCAGCACCTTCTGTAACTACAAGATCACCACTCATCATGTCTTTTGCAATTTTTCCTAGAATTAGCGGGATTACCATCAAAAAAGAAAACCTGGCTGCTTTAGTTTTATCATTCCCTAGTAATACGGAGGTTGAAATGGTTGCCCCACTCCTAGAAATACCTGGTAACAGGGCGATGGCCTGTGCAACACCAATTACAAACGCATTAGAAAAACTAACCGGTTTTGCCGTGTTTTTTGCCTTATCTGCTAATATTAATAATACGGCTGTTATCAATAGCATGCTACCTACTAAAAGAATATTACCACCGAATAATTGTTCTAACTGCTCTTCAAACAACAGACCTATAAATACGGCTGGTAACATAGATATGACGATTTTAATAGAAAAGGCGGTTTCGTCATTATAGGTAGAATTAAATAAACCGGATAAAATTTCTAAAATATCTTTTCTAAAAACAACAATGGTACTTAATGCAGTAGCAAAATGCAAAACAACGGTGAAAAGTAAGGATTCTTCAGGTATACTTTGATCTCCTAAAATAGCTTTTCCTAACTCCAAATGTCCACTGGAAGAAACCGGTAAAAATTCAGTCAATCCCTGTATAATTCCAAGTATAATAGCATCAATTATTTCCAACTTATAAGATAATCTGTTCTTAATTCGCGGCAAAGATACTATTTTGACATTTACCAATAATAGTAAACCTAAGCACTTCTTAAAATTAAAAAGTCAGGGCGCCTTCAAATAGGATACAGGCATTACTTCTCACTTCAAGTTGGTGATCATTCATAATTTTAAGGTCAAGATATCCCCCTCTCTCAGATAATTGATAGGCCTTCATTTCTTTTTTATTCAATTTCTTAGCCCAGGATAAAGCTAAAACCGAATGCGCCGAGCCGGTTACCGGGTCTTCATCAATACCAATCCAGGGACCAAAACACCTCGAATAAAAATCGTATTTTTTATCATCTGACTTACAAGTTACTATTAAACCTGATATAGTTGTTGAAAGCTTTCCGGCTTTTTGAAAATTGGGTTTTAGGTTTGCTAAGGTTTCTTTATCCGAAACCTCAACTATTACCATATTCAGATCTTCTGAGAATTTTGCTTCACATATATTCTTAACGGTGAAAGCTTCTAACAATTTTTGATCCGGAGTATGATCTATCGTATGATATAATGGAAAGTATAAAGTAATATTTTCTTCTCCTTTAAAAGCTTTTAAAACTAAATTATAATTAGTTGTAAACTGAACTTCAAACAAACTTGTTTTTTCAAAGATAACTTTAGCCGCTGCTAAAGTCGCATGTCCGCAAAATTCAATTTCAACCGTAGGTGTAAAATATTGAATAGAATAATTCCCTTTTTCATTTGGAAAAGGACGTATAAATGCAGTTTCGGACAAATTTAATTCGGCGGCAATGTTTTGCATTGTAGTTTGATCTAAATCTTTTTCTAACAAACAAATCCCAGCAGGATTTCCGCTAAAAAGTTGATTCGTAAAAGAATCTACGATAAAAGTTTGTATTTTCATACGTTGAAATTAAAATATTATTTCTTTTTTTGATACAAATTATTGTACGTACATTCATTCGTATTTTCAATTCATCTATTATGCTAATTACAAATATTTCAGATTTTAGAAAAAATATGAACTCTTATTTTGATCAGGTAATTTCCGATTTTGAAACGCTACTTATTAACCGGGGTAAAGATAAAGGTATTGTTATAATGTCGTTATCAGAATATAATTCTTTGATGGCTACCCACCATGAACTAAGTTCCCGAAAAAATCAACAAAGGTTAGATGCAGCAATTGAAAAAGTAGAAAAAGATATTACTTTCTCAAAAGATTTATTAGAGTAAACAAATGAAATATATACCTCAGGTGCATTTAGGTGGAAAAAGCGTCAATTCGAGTGTTTTTTCGTAATGAAATGAAGAAAAAATGTATCGAGAATAGCTTTTTTCATTAAAATCCTTGTTCTCGATACACTTCTTCCTCTGGTCGAAGCACTCGAACTGACGGATTTTATAATAATTATAATTTAAATACACCACAGATGAAATATATATTTGTAGATGAATCTTGGGAATATTATCTCTATTGGCAGAAAAATGATAAAAAAACATTAGTATTCGGTAAAGATTCAAGATCGCTATCGCTTCTAGAAACAAGAATCAAGACTAATTATTACAGTATTGAAAATTAATATTTACGTTAAAGAGTACATTACTTTTAAAATAGTAAAAAAGTAACCTCTAACCATTTTAAAGTTTGAATTTACCCTATTTCACTATGCTTTACTACTGGTGAATTCAGGGAAAAAAGTTTAAATTTAAGTGTTTTTTCGTAAGGAAATGAAGAAAAGATAGCCTGTCCTTGACTTGATCGAGAATATCGAGTCCTTCGATTTGACTTAGGATGACATAGCTTTTTTGATTAATATCCTTAAAACATAATTATACAGGATACCGGTCAAGAAGAATTGATAGTGAACATCGACTGATTTATAAATTTTTAAACGATCAATTCTTTATGATTAAATGTAGGTTCCATTATGACTAAATCTTTCAAACCCTGCTAAAATTCAAGCTTTTCTATATTTTAAAATACACTGAACACCACATCCTTTTCAATTAATTCCCTTCTTAAAAAAAATCCGGATAAGAGGTCTTCTTTTTTCAATTTAATCAACTATATTTGCAGGCTGAAAACGGACTGTTAATTTTGTTTTAATTTCAGTCATTTTTTAATAATTATAAATCCATTATTAAACTGATATAGAATGTCTAAGGTTACGGGTAGAGTTTCACAAATTGTAGGGCCAGTTATCGATGTTGAATTTGCAGCAGGTACTGACCTTCCTAAAATCTACGATTCATTAGAAATTAAACGAGAAGGTGATATTCCATTAACACTGGAGATACAATCTCATATTGGAGAAGATACGGTACGAACTATTGCTATGGACTCCAGTGACGGATTAAGCAGAGGGATGGAAGTAACTGCGACAGGTTCTCCTATCCAAATGCCAATCGGAGGTGATGTATATGGTCGTTTATTTAATGTAATCGGTGATGCTATTGACGGACTTGGAGATTTACCGAAATCCGGTGCCAACGGACTGCCTATTCACCGACAAGCTCCTAAATTTGAAGATCTTTCTACTTCAACCGAAGTACTATTTACAGGGATTAAAGTAATCGACCTTATTGAACCTTATGCGAAAGGAGGTAAGATTGGACTCTTTGGAGGTGCGGGAGTTGGTAAAACCGTATTAATTCAGGAATTGATTAATAATATCGCCAAAGGACACGGAGGATTGTCTGTATTTGCTGGGGTAGGAGAACGAACCCGTGAAGGAAATGATTTACTTCGGGAGATGTTAGAATCCGGAATTATAAAATACGGAGATGATTTTATGCATTCTATGGAAGAAGGCGGATGGGATCTTTCTAAGGTAGATAAAGCTGTTATGAAAGAATCCAAAGCAACTTTTGTATTTGGACAAATGAATGAACCACCAGGAGCAAGAGCCCGGGTAGCTTTGTCCGGATTGACTATCGCAGAATATTTCCGGGATGGTGCCGGCGAAGGACAAGGAAAAGATGTTTTATTTTTTGTGGATAATATCTTTAGGTTTACGCAAGCAGGTTCTGAAGTATCTGCACTACTGGGACGTATGCCATCAGCGGTAGGATACCAACCAACCTTAGCAACAGAGATGGGTGCAATGCAGGAACGAATTACTTCTACGAAAAGAGGTTCGATTACATCCGTACAAGCAGTTTATGTACCAGCAGATGACCTTACCGATCCGGCTCCGGCAACTACCTTTGCCCACCTGGATGCAACTACGGTATTATCACGTAAAATTGCGGAGTTAGGTATTTATCCTGCGGTAGATCCGTTAGATTCTACTTCCAGGATTTTATCAGCGGATATTTTAGGAGATGATCATTATAACTGTGCACAACGGGTAAAGGAGTTATTGCAACGATATAAAGAATTACAGGATATTATTGCCATCTTAGGGATGGAAGAACTTTCTGAAGAAGATAAATTAGCGGTGGGACGTGCCAGACGGGTACAACGTTTCTTGTCACAACCTTTCCATGTTGCCGAACAGTTTACAGGTATACCGGGTGTATTAGTTGATATTAAAGAAACAATTAAAGGATTTAACATGATTATGGATGGTGAACTAGATCATCTTCCTGAAGCTGCATTTAACCTAAAAGGTACAATTGAAGAAGCTGTAGAAGCTGGTGAAAAAATGTTAGCAGAAGCATAGTTTAATTAAGAATTAAGAATGCAGAATTAAGAATGAGGTTCAATTCAATTTTTAATTCATAATTCTGAATTCTGAATTCATAATTTAAAAAAATGTATTTAGAAATAGTAACACCAGAAGCAATATTATACAGCGGCGAAGTAACCTCAGTTACCGTACCGGGAGTAATGGGTGAATTTCAAATGTTAGAAAATCATGCTCCTATTATTTCTTTATTAGGTGCTGGAAATATTAAAATTAAGGGTATTGTTGCTATTGAAAAAGAAGTAGCTGATAAATTTTCTCAGGAAAACGGAGCTACCTTACTTCCGATCAATTCCGGGACTTTAGAAATGAAAGATAACAATATCATTATTTTGGCAGACTAAATCCCAGGTTTTGTTACAACTAATAAAAGAAGCTGTCTCATAACTTAATGAAACGGCTTTTTTGTTGTTTTTTCTCGGACTCCTATCCGTGAACGGTTATCAAATACTCAATTCTCAGAAAGGTCGATTAGGTATTGAGACACTTTCTTTTATGATCTTTTTTTCAGTAGAAATTTACGAATATCTTGTTATCTCAGCGTTTCATTCAATTCAATTTATAAAAATAAAATTCCCAATAAAGCAACAAACTTCATCGGGAATTGAACATATACCTAAGTTTTTTAACTGTTTAGGTATTAAAATTTTAATTCTTTATGAATTTTACCGGAGATGTATGGTTACCAATAGAAATAAAGTAGATTCCACTTACCAGTTCTGATACGTTGATACTTGTATGGTTGTTATCAATTTTATCAACACTTTGCTGTAGAACTACTTTTCCAGTCAGGTCGGATATTTTGACTACCTTACTTTCTTCATTGATATGATGTAAGTATAATGTATTGCTTACCGGATTAGGCGAAACAATAAATGCAGGTATATCCGCATCTAACACGCTGCTATCTTTATTTCCGGCTTTTATAATTTTCCAGTTTTGATTTGCATTATCTACGCTGTAGGTCCAGACTTGCGCATTAGAATTTAAACTACCTTCTTTTCTATCCAATCCTTTACTTAAACAATGTTTTGGCTGAATACTAAATGACTGATTTCCTCTGCGAACCACTTTCCATTGTTTGTGCTGACCTTTAGCATCTGTCCAGGTAGCAACATTTGAACCATTCGTACAATTTGCAAAAGGCACTTCGAGATATCGGTTAGAAGCTTTATTTCGAATGCTGTAAAAATTACTACCTACATGTGTAAATACCCATTTTTGATTGTCAAAACTTCCCGGATTAACCATTCTGACATTGTGCTTTTCTTTAGCATTTGAAGTTAACCTTTGACTATTTAGCGTAGACGTAATAAAATAAGTACCATTAGCAATTATCTGTGACCCTACCTTCGTGACGGTAACATCATTGATTTGATCTCTAACTAATGCATCTTGCCATGAAGTATTTAAAGGCCTAATATGAGCTTTGTAAATATATCCGGTTCCTGCAGTTGGAGCTTTAGGTAGGTTAATTTGTAATTTAACGGTTCCCGAACCCGGATTGACCTGAACCATTGCTTGTCCTAAATAACCCGTAGAAGACCAAAACTCTGCAACAATTTCTCTTTTAGCCTTTGCAGTGTATTTTATAGCTACTTCATAAGACTTTTTTGACTCAATAGTTGTGGGAGCATTCGCAAATGTAATAGTATCTTTTTGTTCTTTACCTTTATTACAAGATTCTCCCGGTAATCCATAACAACCCAATCCGGCAGGCCCTTGTTTTGGGTTCCAGTTAATTCCGGTTTTAAACGGAGGTACGCCAAATTCGTATGCACCTGCATCCGGTTTTTTTCCTTTAAATCCATTTGTAAATCCGGAAATGACCCTACCAAAATCTATTGCTTTGGCTCCTTTCTTTAAAGTAAAATTATTGTTATTAAAATTTGTGAAAGATTCTTTATTGACTAAGTTGTTTTGTTTATTGGACTGTGGTTCCCAGGTACTTTCACTTTCCTGATTCCCCGCCTGATCTTTTGCTTCTCTGTCGGTAATGTTATTCCATACTTTAACATTAGAAAATTTGGTACCTTCTTTATGCCATGCACCCATGGTAGCAGAGCCTTTTACGAAGGTATTATTAAAGATATTAAGATTAGTACCGTTCCAATTAATCTGTATATTCGTCCATTGTGTATTCCATACCACGTTATGATGAACATCCCAGTTTTTAGAATCATTATCCAGGTAAATTCCCGTAGCTTTAAACCTTCCAACCCTTGCTTTTGAGTCGTGAAATGTGTTGTGGTGGATAGAAGATTTTGCGGCTCTTACATCTGTAGTATACAACAAGCCTCCATCATCAGCAACAAAATTATTTTGACTAATATCATTGTAGGCAAACTCACCACCGTCTACATAAGCCTGGATAATATCTTTTCCTGCTCTGGCTAAGGTGTTATTTCTATATTTTCCTCTTTTTGCACTCCGGGTATTCAATACACAATCATAATTCCCAAGGTAATTAAAATCGTGGATATACGAGTTTAGCACACGACTATCAGTTCCCTGGTCATATACTCCATTACCTGCCCCCCAGGCAATTTCGCATCGTTCGATAACATTATTTGAACCGGTTATTAATACACTTTGTCTTCTGGAATCAAATCCGTTAATTACACCTAGTGTATGGTTGCCATAAAAACTGGACACTTTAAATAACTTGTTATTATTACCTGTGATATCTATAGACCCCCCAAAAACAGCCAAACCTTCTATGTGGATATAGTTTTTATCCAATTTAATAGTTTGTGTTCTTCTTCTAAAACTTATAGAATTATTTGCAGGTTTTCTTCCTCCTTCAATCTGAACAAAAAGTGTTTTCTTATTTTTATCATAAAACCATTCGTTTTTATAATCCAGGGCTTCTTTTATTCCCTGTAAAAAAAATTCACCTTTTTTAATTCCATGACCTGTATACCCCGGATGATGCCTGGATTGAATCCAGTCCTGATTTCTCTTTAGTTTAAAATTAACCCTATTTGAAGTAGCACTGGTAATATAGTCAGTCCAGGCTATAAATCCTGCGCCACCAAAGAAATGAATAGAGCCTCCGTTTTTCCACTTACTAGCATACGGAATGCTCTTTGCGTGACCATTCGACTGACTACCGTTATAGTTGAGCCAGGTTTTACCACCTCCGGCAGAACCTCTGTTACAAGCAGGTAAATAGTCGCGTTTAAATACATTTTGAGGTATATTATTAGGCCATCTGGCAAGATCCATAAGCGTATTCTTATGAAGTACCATATTATCCTGACCTAAATCCCAGTTGACTTCAGCTTTATAGATAGCACCTTTATCTACTTTCCAGTTATTAATGGCTTGCATCGCCGTGATAATTACTTTTTCACCAGTTTTTGCCCTATAAGTAATCGGTTGACCAGGGGATCCGGATCTAACCGGTTGCAATACCTCTTCATACGTTCCTCCGCTAATAATAACAACATCTCCGGATTTAGCAACCGAAGATGCCTTAGCAATGGTTTTATAGGGTTTGGATTGAGTGCCTGGATTACTATCGTTTCCATTTTTTGCTACATAAATATCTCTTGCACTAAGACTGGCTGAAAATATCACGGCTGCACACCATAAAAATTTTTGAAATACTACTTTAGAAATGCTTATTTTCTTCATTTGTAAATATTAATTAGTTAGTTTAATATTTAGATGTTGACTAGTATAATAATTATGAGTTTGTTGTTTCTATAATTATTATAATTTGAGTTTGTGAATCTAAAAAGAGGTGGTAAAGATACTTGATCTCTCTTGTAGAGATTGGTATTGTTCTCTATATCTAGTATTTGAAATAAACGATATAGAATTTGTAACGGATTATATAATATTTGATTAAAAAAGAACAAACAAACGTTAGTAGTTAGAGTATTTTATAAATTGAAAACTATTAATAGGTCAAAAGAAAATATGCACTGTCTTCCTTTAATAAAGAAAAAATAGAAAGTTCCCTTCCTTATGAAATAACATAATGTGAATTTAAAGCAAGTCTCCGTTCCGATAGGAGTTGACATTTTTTAATCCGTTGTTTTACTATAAAACAGATTAAACCAAGGGTTCTAGTTAATAATAGCGTTGGTGTTTCTAAATTAATCCAACTATTTTATTTACAGCTATCCATCCTATCCTAAATCCTTTCCATAGGAAAGGACTTTTAGCTACCTTCCTTTTGGAGCTGGGGATGGGATTGATTTTTACAAATTAGAATTATCTAAGCTATTTTAAACTAGAGTTTAAACCAAGATATAACTATCATAATTTCAGAACAGTACATAATTTTAATGAAAATTTTTCGTTGTGGATAATAACTACTAACACCAAATACCCTTTTTATGAACCGTTCTTTACTCTTCTTTACTATATTTATTTTCACTACTACTTTAGGTTTCGGACAAGATTTATCTATCGGACTTCAGGCAAATGACCTAACCAATAGAAAAATGCAACCTCTGGCTAAACCTGGTTATCTACAAACGGTAAAAGATCCTGCTTTTGGGACTACCATTCGCCGAATTAGCGATGCGGGGAATGGTAATATTATAAAGCCCATGTACAGTACGGTACAAGCTTGGAATGCGGATGAGACCCTTATGATTTTATATAAAGTGAATGGTGGACATCAATTATTAAACGGAACGGATTATACTTTTATCCGAACAATGACGGATGTAACCCCGGCTGATATTGAAGAGTTATTCTGGGATACTAACGACCCTGAAATTTTATATTATATTAATAAAGCAGATAGAAATTTAATAAAATACAATGTAGTATCTAAAAACAAAGAAGTACTGGCAGATTTGGCTGCCCTTACCAATTGTAAAGAAGTATTGGAATCCGGCAATGATGTACAAATGATGTCAGCAAACTCTAATGTCATAGGGTTCCGGTGTGGTAATAGTAAAACGTTTTATTACGAAATAGATACCGGAAAAATTACTGAATTTAATATCACTGCTCCTACCATTAATTATACGGCAGCCATGCCTGGTCCTAGCGGTGAATTATTTTTTCACGAAAGAAAAGTGTATGACGATAAGGGTAATTTTGTTAGAGATTTGAACATTGCAAAAACCGAACATTCCAGTTTGGGTAAATTGGGTAATGGAAATGATGCTTATTTTCAGGTATCTTTTAAAGCACAAAGTCAGCCTTGCAGTGGTAACCTAGTTGCTCACGATATGGTAACCGGAGCATGTTATTCTATTATAAGTCAGGATAAAGGCTATAACTATTCTCAAAACGGTACGCATGTATCCGCTTTAGCTTACAAAAATACTTCGGGAAGTTGGGTAGTGGCTTCTATGATTGGAAAGAATGAAGACGGACAATCTCTTTTAGATCAAGAATTAGTGTTAGTTAATGCGGACCCTTCAGATTTTAAAGTATACCGAATTGGTCATCACCGTTCAGATGAAAGAGAATATGACTATTGGGGAGAACCTCACGCTACCATAAGTCCTAGTGGTACAAGAGTATTATTTGGGTCTGACTGGAGTGGTACGGAAGACGGAAAATCTGTAGATGCTTATGTAGTAGAACTTCCTGCTTACAAAACAACAACACTCTCTAGAGGGGAAATTATTGAAAGTAATAATAATTCTCTTATTTTATATCCTAATCCGGTTTCTAAAACAGGTATTTTAAACATATCGGTTTCTAATCAAGAAACCTACACTTTCTCTCTCTTTGATATAAGTGGCCAACAGTTGTTAACTAAAAATATGAATAGTAGTGATAACCAAATTGATTTAAGTAAACTGTCATTATCCCCGGCATTATACATGTATTCCCTTAAATCCGGAACCGGAGATATAACGGGTTCTTTGTTAGTGGAGTAGATTTAAAGCAGCCATGGCTGGAGCTCCGGTAAGTAATATGACTTCTGCCTACGGGGGTATTCGCTGGAAAAGTTGACTAAGTAGAGCTTTTCAATACGAAAATACAAAAAGCCGGATCGGTAAGATCCTTTGGGAAGGACTGGATATTTGCGTTAAAAAGCATCACTTTGCTTCCAACCATTTCTTTTGTGCGGTATTTTCTTTTTTCGTCATATTTTTATCTATTGCAATAACGTATTCGGGATTTTCCTGAAGTGTAATTTGGGTATTCTGTTGTGTATTATTTCGTTGATAAATAACTTCAAGGGTTGTACCTACTTTTCTTTTGGATAACCAATTCTTCCAATTTTCTTCAGCAGTAAATTTTTGATTGTTAATAGATATAATTTGATCACCTTTTTCAAGACCCGCATGGTAAGCAGGCGTTCCCTGTACGGTATATTCTTTAATCTGTATCTTCCTGTCAGTAGTAAAATCTAATTCTAACCCGGTAAAGGAGGTTGTATTATTCTGGATAACTATTACCCCAACATTCTTAAAAAGCGCTTTGTAATCCGGCATACCGCTTTTATAGATAAAATTAGTAAAGAAATAATCGGCAGTAGACTGACCGGCATATTCTGCTAAAAGTTCATATAAATCTTTTACTGTATACGGCACTTCTTTTTTACCATAACGTTGCCATACCCGTTTCATATAATCATCCAGGTTTTTATCCTCCGAAGTTTTCCCTAAGTATAAGTCCAATGCTAATCCTAACATACTCCCGTACGAATAATAAGAAATAAAAGTATTTTTTCGATTAACCGGATCTACTGAGGTAGCTGCATCTACAAATGGTGCTTGATAACTCATTTCAATTGGAGTAAAATAATTTCGCGCAGGGGAATTCCATACATAATTAAACGCTTTAGCTAATCCTTGTACATACTCATCTTTAGTAATCACTTTTGCCCTACATAATATTAAATTTGTATAGTAGCTGGTAAAACCTTCTGCAAACCAGAGTGCTTCTGACATATTTGTATTTTCAAAATCAAAAGGTTCGAGATCTTTAGGCCGTATGCGTTCGACATTCCATGAATGGAAAAATTCGTGAGAAACGGTACCTATATTTTCTTCCATCCCACCTTCTGAAAGACTCTCAACATCCGTGAGAATAGTTGAATTGCGATGTTCCATACCATCTCCGGACACATTAGGCATATAGCAAGCTAAAAAGGTATAGGTTTGATTTTCAAAATCCGGATATTCTCCAAAAACTTCTTTTTCCTGTAATACAATGCTCTTTACTTTTTTAAAATAGGTATCTAACTCTGCTTCAGTTCCCAGATGATGTAAAATAAATCGAAATGAATATTCTTTACCGTTTGAAGTATCCGTAAACTTTCTTACCGAATGATCACTGATTTCTACCGGGCTATCCATAAAGTACTGTAAGTCGGGAGCGATATAAGTTGTACCGCTTACATACTTTAATTGAGTAGCTATTCTCCAATTTGAGGACTCCGGAATGTTAAAGGTAACCTCTATAGGTGCGTTTTTTAATTGAGAAGCATACATAAACGTAGCCGGAATATTGAGATGCGCATGGGTTTGATCAATTTGAGAATAGGTGCCATCTGCCCTATCAGCAAACAATGTGTATGAAACAACAGCTGTTCCTTTATGACCGATAATCTTCCATTCATAAGGATTTGACCTTATAATTAATAAACTATTCCCCTTTGCATCTTTAGCTTTTACATTATACACATTTTTAGCAAATTCATGTAAGGCATACCGCCCCGGCGAAGTCCTACTCATTCGTACTGCCAGCGTATCATCTGTTACCCCTTTAAAAGTTGCTATGATACTTGCTTCGTGATGAATAGCATTATCAAAAGAAACAGTATAAGAAGTGCTTTGTGTATATCCTATCTGATAAAGAAAAAAGCATAGAATAGAAATAGAAAATTTCATAGAAAGTATTAGGTTTATCAGTGTACGAGCCCCTAAAGTAAGAAATTAGAAAAAGCTTTTACATTGAATTTAAAGAAGTATTTGTTTTATTTTTGAATTTATGGAATTTCCTAAAAAACTTCAGAAGAAACTAGAAGATAGAAAACAGGCGAATGCATTTCGTAGTTTAAAAGCATCATCCGGTTTAATCGATTTTTCTAGTAATGATTACCTGGGTTTTAGTAAGGATGCAATTATCTACCAAAATGCAGAAATACTATTAAAACAACAAAATTTACAAGAAAACGGGTCTACCGGATCTCGTTTATTATCTGGCAATCATACTTTATATCAAACTACTGAAAAAGAAATTACTCACTTTCACCAGGCGGAAGAAGCACTGATTTTTAATTCCGGGTATGATGCGAACCTTGGCTTTTTTAGCGCTGTTCCGCAACGTGGGGACTTTATTTTTTATGATGAATTAATACATGCTTCTATTCGGGATGGCATCCGAATGAGTTCTGCCAAAGCTTTTAAATTTCAGCATAATGACTTAGATTCTTTACAAGATAAAATTAAAAACCTGGCAATAAACCAATCGACCTCTGAAATTTATGTGGTTACCGAGTCTGTATTTTCTATGGATGGTGATGTCCCGGATTTAAAAGAATTAACCACACTAGGCGTGAACAATAACTATCATCTAATTATAGATGAAGCTCATGCTACTGGTGTTTTTGGGAAGTACGGTGAAGGTTTGGTACAACACCTACACCTTCAGGAAGCGGTTTTTGCCCGT from Aquimarina sp. ERC-38 includes these protein-coding regions:
- a CDS encoding M61 family metallopeptidase encodes the protein MKFSISILCFFLYQIGYTQSTSYTVSFDNAIHHEASIIATFKGVTDDTLAVRMSRTSPGRYALHEFAKNVYNVKAKDAKGNSLLIIRSNPYEWKIIGHKGTAVVSYTLFADRADGTYSQIDQTHAHLNIPATFMYASQLKNAPIEVTFNIPESSNWRIATQLKYVSGTTYIAPDLQYFMDSPVEISDHSVRKFTDTSNGKEYSFRFILHHLGTEAELDTYFKKVKSIVLQEKEVFGEYPDFENQTYTFLACYMPNVSGDGMEHRNSTILTDVESLSEGGMEENIGTVSHEFFHSWNVERIRPKDLEPFDFENTNMSEALWFAEGFTSYYTNLILCRAKVITKDEYVQGLAKAFNYVWNSPARNYFTPIEMSYQAPFVDAATSVDPVNRKNTFISYYSYGSMLGLALDLYLGKTSEDKNLDDYMKRVWQRYGKKEVPYTVKDLYELLAEYAGQSTADYFFTNFIYKSGMPDYKALFKNVGVIVIQNNTTSFTGLELDFTTDRKIQIKEYTVQGTPAYHAGLEKGDQIISINNQKFTAEENWKNWLSKRKVGTTLEVIYQRNNTQQNTQITLQENPEYVIAIDKNMTKKENTAQKKWLEAK
- a CDS encoding aminotransferase class I/II-fold pyridoxal phosphate-dependent enzyme — protein: MEFPKKLQKKLEDRKQANAFRSLKASSGLIDFSSNDYLGFSKDAIIYQNAEILLKQQNLQENGSTGSRLLSGNHTLYQTTEKEITHFHQAEEALIFNSGYDANLGFFSAVPQRGDFIFYDELIHASIRDGIRMSSAKAFKFQHNDLDSLQDKIKNLAINQSTSEIYVVTESVFSMDGDVPDLKELTTLGVNNNYHLIIDEAHATGVFGKYGEGLVQHLHLQEAVFARIHTFGKALGCHGAVILGSDLLKQYLINYARSFIYTTALPPHAVATIQASYVALKNTKVIQNLKENIQYFRDEIIKNGLEPHFIKSTSAIHCCLIPGNDKVKEIATFLAQKGFDVKPILSPTVKEGEERLRFCLHSYNSSVDISEVLSILATFVI
- a CDS encoding T9SS type A sorting domain-containing protein, whose protein sequence is MNRSLLFFTIFIFTTTLGFGQDLSIGLQANDLTNRKMQPLAKPGYLQTVKDPAFGTTIRRISDAGNGNIIKPMYSTVQAWNADETLMILYKVNGGHQLLNGTDYTFIRTMTDVTPADIEELFWDTNDPEILYYINKADRNLIKYNVVSKNKEVLADLAALTNCKEVLESGNDVQMMSANSNVIGFRCGNSKTFYYEIDTGKITEFNITAPTINYTAAMPGPSGELFFHERKVYDDKGNFVRDLNIAKTEHSSLGKLGNGNDAYFQVSFKAQSQPCSGNLVAHDMVTGACYSIISQDKGYNYSQNGTHVSALAYKNTSGSWVVASMIGKNEDGQSLLDQELVLVNADPSDFKVYRIGHHRSDEREYDYWGEPHATISPSGTRVLFGSDWSGTEDGKSVDAYVVELPAYKTTTLSRGEIIESNNNSLILYPNPVSKTGILNISVSNQETYTFSLFDISGQQLLTKNMNSSDNQIDLSKLSLSPALYMYSLKSGTGDITGSLLVE